ATATTGCCTGACCTAAGTTTGTTGCCTGAAAATTCAAAGAATCTGCAATTGTCATACCAGCTGGATCAACTGCAGCACTTGTTAGCCTCAAGCCTGTTGATAAACTGTTTAACGTGTTAGACAACTTTGTGTTTGTGTTGTTTAGGCTATTTATAGCCTGCATTGCCGCTATGTTTGTGTTAATTTGAAGACTCATAATAAACCTCCTTTTTTGAGCTTCTATTTTATGAATCGGATGAATTTTAAAAAATTAAAGTCTTTAATAAAAATCTTTAAATTGTATCAAGCTTTATTTTATTCAAAAAATGCTTAAATTAATGAATATGAATATTTATGCAGCTTTAGCCGATGTTGTTGTTATAATACATTTTTTATATGCATTAACTATTATTGTGGGACTTATTCTAATATATATTGGTAAATATATAAAATGGCATTTTGTAAAAAATGCGACATTCAGGATTATCCATTTAGTTATGATAATGATTGTAGCATTTGAGTCTGTTTTTCATATAGAATGTCCTTTGACATACATAGAGTATAAATTGCTAAGTTTGGCTAAAATGCATTATCAAAATATACCTTTTATAGCTGGTTTTATTAACAAAATACTATTTTGGAATTTGCCAAATGAGTTTTTTGATATACTTTATATTGCGCTTGCCATATTTATATTACTCAGTTTTTTTATTGTGCCCATAGATTTCAAAAAATAATTGACAATGGACATATGTTCATTTATAATACTTTTTAAGGAGGGTTGAATATGAAAATACTGCTTGCAACAAAAGGTCAAACATTAGATAGTGCGATTGATGAGAGGTTTGCAAGAGCCAGTTATTTTTTGATTTACGATGACAAAACAGGTCAATTAGAAGTAATAAATAATAACCAGGAGCTTTCGCACGGCGCAGGTCCTCAAGCGGTTCAGATCGCCATAGATAATGGTGCAAGTGCAATAATTTCTGCAATGCCCGGTCAAAATGCCCTGCAAGCTATTAGGGCAGCAAATATTAAAGTTTACGAGGCAGTTGGTTTAAGTGCAAAGCATGCTATAGAAAAGTTAAAGTCAAATGAATTAAAAGAGTTATGATAATAGCAATATTGTCAGGCAAGGGAGGCACGGGCAAAACCACTGTTTCAACAAACCTTGCTTATGTTTTAGACAAAAAAGGCCATAGCGTAAAGCTTATAGATTTA
This portion of the Desulfurella sp. genome encodes:
- a CDS encoding DUF2784 domain-containing protein — its product is MNIYAALADVVVIIHFLYALTIIVGLILIYIGKYIKWHFVKNATFRIIHLVMIMIVAFESVFHIECPLTYIEYKLLSLAKMHYQNIPFIAGFINKILFWNLPNEFFDILYIALAIFILLSFFIVPIDFKK
- a CDS encoding NifB/NifX family molybdenum-iron cluster-binding protein, which gives rise to MKILLATKGQTLDSAIDERFARASYFLIYDDKTGQLEVINNNQELSHGAGPQAVQIAIDNGASAIISAMPGQNALQAIRAANIKVYEAVGLSAKHAIEKLKSNELKEL